Proteins encoded within one genomic window of Humulus lupulus chromosome 1, drHumLupu1.1, whole genome shotgun sequence:
- the LOC133817568 gene encoding uncharacterized protein LOC133817568 has translation MYESFLRQRSKITWLRFGDENTSYFHDSLKQRKIGNRITSFVNDAGQLNDNNEEVVAYFINHFKGFFGSSSLASTRVEQECFQQGVVLTLEQQLGLLMPFTKKDVKKSLFSIHSIKSPRPNGYGTGFYKSLWKDIGDEILEAILTFFDRGEIPHELNNTIISLIPKWIMACLTGTSYTILMNGRLQGSFDGRKGLRQGDPISPLLFVLVMEYLTRLLNLATQHKEFRFHPMCNIRSIQILFDGFTKFSQNSGLTANLYKSQVYFGGISAEVKNNILNYVNIEEGSFPLKYLGVTLRPTKWKAVDCGVIIKKKSESTSFLVKLPSVIFWEISVDPFCFIGHLIVLDEYLSSAAKCHSRN, from the exons ATGTATGAGAGTTTTCTTAGACAAAGGAGCAAAATCACTTGGCTTAGATTTGGAGATGAGAATACTTCTTATTTTCATGATAGTCTCAAGCAGAGGAAAATTGGTAATCGGATTACTTCTTTCGTGAATGATGCAGGTCAGCTCAATGATAACAATGAAGAGGTTGTTGCGTATTTCATTAATCACTTCAAAGGTTTTTTTGGCAGTTCTAGTTTAGCTTCTACTCGAGTAGAGCAAGAGTGCTTCCAGCAAGGGGTTGTTTTGACTCTAGAGCAACAACTTGGTCTATTAATGCCTTTTACCAAGAAAGATGTTAAGAAGTCTTTATTCAGTATTCACTCAATCAAGAGTCCTCGACCAAATGGATATGGTACGGGCTTCTACAAATCTTTATGGAAGGACATAGGGGATGAAATTTTAGAGGCGATTCTGACATTCTTTGATCGAGGAGAGATTCCTCATGAACTTAACAATACAATCATATCCCTCATTCCTAAG TGGATTATGGCTTGTTTGACGGGTAcctcttatactattttgatgaATGGGAGGTTACAAGGGAGTTTTGATGGGAGGAAAGGTTTAAGACAAGGAGACCCGATTTCTCCCTTGCTGTTTGTGCTGGTCATGGAGTATCTCACTCGTCTTCTTAATCTTGCTACTCAGCACAAGGAATTCAGATTCCATCCCATGT GTAATATTAGATCCATCCAAATCTTGTTTGATGGTTTTACCAAATTTAGTCAGAATTCTGGTCTGACTGCCAACTTATATAAATCTCAAGTGTATTTTGGAGGAATTTCTGCTGAAGTTAAGAATAATATATTGAATTATGTCAATATTGAAGAGGGTTCTTTTCCCTTAAAATATCTGGGTGTCACTCTTCGTCCTACTAAATGGAAGGCGGTTGATTGTGGtgtgatcataaaaaaaaaatcagaatcaACTTCATTCTTGGTCAAGTTGCCATCTGTCATTTTCTGGGAGATCTCAGTTGATCCATTCTGTTTTATTGGGCATTTGATCGTATTGGATGAGTATCTTTCTTCTGCCGCAAAGTGTCATTCAAGAAATTGA